In Gemmatimonadota bacterium, the following are encoded in one genomic region:
- a CDS encoding long-chain fatty acid--CoA ligase, producing the protein MDRGPARRGALQVWGVDRNRGQDPPRAGGRMARDVDHRRGPPPDRNQTRRLTMAPVFRRPHRPRPESERPPLLRLISDYPRHWAAARPDDEAVVFGESRWTYGDLADRVDACAKALLAHGIRPGDRVATLSPPHPDYYVTFLATVSIGAIWLGLNPRYQIRELEYAANDATPRLLFARTLIGDRSYHEELAALTAHAPSIERAVLLDARDSYAAFIAAGRRIPDAELAAARAAVDPRAPAVIVYTSGTTGQPKGAMIHQAGLIKVARVQYAIWPIDPGRALNNLPINHIGCIGDITCDTLVPGGTLVFQEQFDPGAMLDAVARERLTLFGHVPTALQLVVSHPAFDATDFSSVQLIIWEGAAAPVELIERLRAKCGELANAYGMTETVGSVTFTFDADSTDVLANSVGWPVPDYDIRIAGPDGTPVATGEPGEVQVHGDFVTLGYWNRPEATAELFTPDGWIRTGDLAEERPDGAYRLIGRLKEMFKSGGYNVYPREIEQVLESHPDVAMAAVIGVPDPLYQEVGHAFILPHAERQAPSAESLATHCRSLLANYKVPKRFTVTSEFPMLPIGKVDKQALKRMARYR; encoded by the coding sequence ATGGACCGAGGCCCGGCCCGGCGAGGTGCGCTGCAAGTATGGGGTGTCGATCGAAATCGAGGGCAAGACCCGCCCCGCGCTGGTGGCCGAATGGCTCGGGATGTGGATCACCGGCGAGGGCCACCGCCGGATCGAAACCAAACACGGCGCCTGACGATGGCCCCGGTCTTTCGCCGCCCGCACCGGCCTCGACCGGAGTCGGAACGGCCGCCCCTGCTCCGCTTGATCAGCGACTACCCCCGCCATTGGGCCGCGGCCCGCCCGGACGACGAAGCCGTCGTGTTCGGCGAGAGCCGGTGGACCTATGGTGACTTGGCCGACCGGGTCGACGCCTGCGCCAAGGCGCTCTTGGCCCACGGCATTCGCCCCGGCGACCGGGTGGCGACCCTCTCGCCACCGCACCCCGACTACTACGTCACGTTCCTGGCGACGGTGTCGATCGGCGCCATCTGGCTCGGATTGAACCCTCGGTACCAGATTCGGGAACTCGAGTACGCGGCCAACGATGCAACGCCCCGCCTGCTGTTTGCCCGAACCTTGATCGGCGACCGGAGCTACCACGAGGAACTCGCCGCGTTGACCGCCCACGCCCCGTCCATCGAGCGGGCGGTGTTGCTCGACGCCCGCGACAGCTATGCGGCGTTCATTGCCGCCGGCCGGCGGATCCCCGACGCGGAACTCGCGGCCGCGCGGGCGGCGGTCGATCCCCGGGCGCCTGCTGTCATTGTGTACACCAGCGGCACGACCGGCCAGCCGAAGGGCGCGATGATCCACCAGGCCGGGCTGATCAAGGTGGCCCGGGTCCAGTATGCCATTTGGCCGATCGACCCGGGCCGCGCGCTGAATAATCTGCCGATCAACCACATCGGATGCATCGGAGACATCACCTGCGACACCCTGGTACCCGGCGGCACGCTGGTATTCCAGGAACAGTTCGATCCGGGCGCCATGCTCGACGCGGTCGCGCGCGAGCGGCTGACCCTGTTCGGCCACGTGCCGACCGCCCTCCAGCTGGTCGTGTCCCATCCGGCGTTCGACGCCACCGATTTCTCATCGGTTCAGCTGATCATCTGGGAAGGGGCCGCGGCTCCCGTTGAGTTGATCGAACGCCTACGGGCCAAATGCGGCGAACTGGCCAACGCCTACGGCATGACGGAAACCGTCGGCTCGGTGACCTTCACGTTCGACGCCGATTCGACCGACGTCCTGGCCAACTCGGTCGGCTGGCCGGTGCCGGACTACGACATCCGGATCGCGGGGCCCGACGGCACGCCGGTGGCAACCGGCGAACCCGGTGAAGTTCAGGTCCACGGCGATTTCGTCACGTTAGGCTACTGGAACCGCCCCGAGGCCACCGCCGAGTTGTTCACGCCCGACGGTTGGATCCGGACCGGCGATCTGGCCGAGGAGCGCCCCGACGGCGCCTACCGCCTGATCGGGCGCCTCAAGGAGATGTTCAAGTCGGGCGGTTACAACGTCTATCCAAGGGAAATCGAGCAGGTCCTCGAGTCCCACCCGGATGTGGCCATGGCCGCCGTCATCGGCGTCCCCGACCCCCTGTACCAGGAAGTCGGCCACGCCTTCATCCTCCCCCATGCCGAGCGCCAAGCGCCGAGTGCCGAGTCCCTGGCCACTCATTGCCGGTCGTTGCTGGCGAACTACAAGGTCCCCAAACGGTTCACCGTCACCTCCGAGTTCCCGATGCTGCCGATCGGCAAGGTCGACAAGCAGGCCCTCAAACGGATGGCGAGGTACCGATGA
- a CDS encoding MaoC family dehydratase — MQPALASFKDKIGQPIGTSPWFLIDQARIDLFAKATEDPDPMHVDPAWCAAKSPFKTTIAFGFLTTSMLTYFSHQALGWLDHLGADEGGYALNYGFDRLRLVEPVPVNSRIRAHFTLLEWTEARPGEVRCKYGVSIEIEGKTRPALVAEWLGMWITGEGHRRIETKHGA, encoded by the coding sequence ATGCAACCTGCCCTCGCCTCGTTCAAAGACAAGATCGGCCAGCCGATCGGCACGTCACCGTGGTTCCTGATCGACCAAGCCCGGATCGACCTGTTCGCCAAGGCAACCGAAGACCCGGACCCGATGCACGTGGACCCGGCTTGGTGCGCGGCTAAAAGCCCGTTCAAGACCACGATTGCCTTCGGATTCCTGACTACCTCGATGCTGACCTACTTCAGCCATCAAGCGCTCGGCTGGCTCGACCACCTCGGCGCGGACGAAGGCGGTTACGCGCTCAATTACGGCTTCGACCGGCTCCGGCTGGTCGAACCGGTGCCGGTCAACAGCCGAATCCGGGCCCACTTCACCCTGCTTGAATGGACCGAGGCCCGGCCCGGCGAGGTGCGCTGCAAGTATGGGGTGTCGATCGAAATCGAGGGCAAGACCCGCCCCGCGCTGGTGGCCGAATGGCTCGGGATGTGGATCACCGGCGAGGGCCACCGCCGGATCGAAACCAAACACGGCGCCTGA
- a CDS encoding sarcosine oxidase subunit gamma: MANPTASRLTPLPRLTQIAFHVSEQSAPIVARALGLEALPAANRFVAADGCNVLWISPTEFLAIGEAKATLEAVIRGAMPSGQGAVVDVSANRIGFMLAGPDARDVLAGCCALDFHPRVFRTGCSAGTLIAKAQALIAQIDEGPSYLILVRPSFASYVKAWLLP; this comes from the coding sequence ATGGCTAACCCCACCGCCAGCCGGCTCACGCCCCTGCCCCGGCTGACCCAGATCGCGTTCCATGTGAGCGAGCAATCGGCTCCAATCGTGGCCCGGGCCCTTGGGCTCGAGGCGCTGCCGGCCGCCAACCGGTTCGTGGCTGCCGATGGCTGCAACGTGCTCTGGATCAGCCCGACCGAGTTCCTGGCCATTGGCGAGGCGAAGGCTACGCTCGAAGCGGTGATTCGGGGTGCCATGCCCTCCGGCCAGGGCGCCGTCGTCGACGTATCGGCCAATCGGATCGGATTCATGCTGGCGGGGCCGGATGCTCGCGATGTGTTGGCGGGCTGCTGTGCGCTCGATTTCCACCCTCGAGTCTTCCGCACCGGATGCTCTGCCGGTACGCTGATCGCCAAGGCCCAGGCATTGATTGCCCAAATCGACGAGGGACCGAGCTACCTGATCCTCGTCCGGCCCTCGTTTGCCTCGTACGTCAAAGCGTGGCTGCTCCCGTAA
- a CDS encoding FAD-dependent oxidoreductase, whose amino-acid sequence MKRLPTGGTIDRTRELSFSWNGQPLGAHPGDTLASALLANGIAVIGSSVSLKRPRGVMSAGTEEAHAFVQLGEGGASEPLTRATTVEVFEGLVARGLSTKGVLHEGVDPGRPDRRTGHCDVLVIGGGPTGLLAARTAAAAGARVILADQRPSLGGALPGDRDLIDGQEASAWIAAQEAALEAAPEVRILRRTTAVVALDQNGMMLVERRANPRLWQIRARQIILATGSLERPIVFQDNDRPGIMLAAAVRRYLHQFALAPERTVVFTANDDAYRTALDLVAAGQTVAAIVDPRPAPGGTFAERARAAGIRMITGSVVTGTDGDGDGVLIAVQVAPLAGGEAQRIECDMLAVSGGFDPVLDLHHQRRGPTVWNESPATFVATEPAPGYQVAGALTGAFDLAGSLRTGIEAGRAAAAAAGFPAADTRVPDTAPVQIQPSIPIWQIPAPDEDESRSFVDLHRDVTIAGVHRALGAGIRSAEHLKRYTLIGTGVEQGRTSKVNAGMLAARYQDGPMGTSSARPPVEPIAYSVLAGRARGAMFEPVRTTPIHPAHVAAGAVFENVGQWKRPRYYPRAGESMADAVQRECRAARQAVAMMDASTLGKIDVQGPDAAEFLERLYFNKIANLKPGRARYSAMCRLDGILFDDGVIMHLAEDRFFVTTSTSHAGPVMEWMEEWLQTEWPDLRVWLTSITEQWATIAVVGPLARTVLAAAGTDLDLSAAAFPFMTVRSGTVAGLAAQVARVSFSGELAFEVSVPGYRGEALWNTLMAAGMPHGITPYGLEALSVLRAEKGFLIVGQDTDASTTPVDAGLSWMMTKERDFIGKRSLRRKAMMAPGRPRLVGFLPADPAAVVLEGAQLVEDPAEAPPMTMIGHVTSSFWSETLGRSFGLAMVKGGAERLGQTLHACTGSDSMAVTLVDPVFYDREGARRDG is encoded by the coding sequence ATGAAGCGGCTTCCAACCGGCGGGACGATCGACCGAACCCGGGAGCTGTCCTTCTCTTGGAATGGACAGCCGCTCGGGGCGCACCCCGGCGACACGCTGGCCTCGGCGCTCCTGGCCAACGGCATTGCCGTGATCGGATCGAGCGTCTCTCTGAAGCGCCCCCGCGGGGTCATGAGCGCGGGCACCGAAGAGGCCCATGCCTTCGTGCAGCTCGGCGAAGGCGGGGCATCCGAACCGTTGACCCGGGCCACGACAGTTGAAGTGTTCGAGGGCCTGGTGGCCCGGGGATTGTCCACCAAAGGCGTGCTCCACGAGGGCGTCGACCCGGGCCGGCCCGACCGGCGCACCGGGCATTGCGACGTCCTCGTGATCGGCGGCGGCCCGACCGGCCTCCTCGCCGCGCGCACCGCGGCCGCCGCCGGCGCCCGGGTCATCCTGGCCGACCAGCGACCATCGCTTGGTGGCGCCCTCCCCGGCGATCGGGACCTGATCGACGGGCAGGAGGCATCGGCTTGGATCGCGGCCCAGGAAGCGGCGCTCGAGGCGGCCCCGGAAGTCCGGATCCTCAGACGGACCACGGCCGTGGTGGCGCTCGACCAGAACGGCATGATGCTCGTCGAGCGCCGCGCCAACCCGAGGCTTTGGCAGATCCGGGCCCGGCAGATCATCCTCGCCACCGGCTCGCTCGAACGCCCGATCGTATTCCAGGACAACGATCGGCCGGGGATCATGCTGGCCGCCGCGGTGCGCCGGTATCTCCACCAATTTGCGCTGGCGCCGGAACGGACCGTGGTGTTCACCGCCAACGACGACGCCTATCGGACGGCGCTCGACCTGGTGGCGGCGGGCCAAACGGTGGCCGCTATCGTCGACCCTCGCCCGGCGCCGGGGGGTACCTTCGCGGAACGGGCCCGGGCCGCCGGGATCCGGATGATCACCGGCTCAGTCGTCACCGGCACCGACGGCGACGGCGACGGTGTCTTGATCGCGGTGCAGGTCGCGCCGCTAGCCGGCGGTGAGGCCCAGCGAATCGAGTGCGACATGCTCGCCGTGTCGGGTGGGTTCGACCCGGTCCTCGACCTCCATCATCAGCGGCGCGGCCCCACGGTCTGGAACGAATCACCGGCCACGTTCGTGGCCACCGAGCCCGCGCCGGGATATCAGGTTGCCGGGGCACTGACCGGGGCTTTCGACTTGGCGGGCTCGCTTCGAACCGGGATCGAGGCGGGACGCGCCGCAGCCGCGGCCGCCGGTTTTCCCGCCGCGGACACCAGGGTCCCCGACACGGCCCCGGTTCAAATCCAGCCGTCCATTCCGATCTGGCAGATTCCCGCCCCCGACGAGGACGAGAGCCGGTCGTTCGTCGATCTCCATCGCGACGTGACGATTGCGGGCGTGCACCGCGCGTTGGGCGCCGGCATCCGCTCGGCGGAGCATCTCAAGCGCTATACCCTGATCGGCACCGGGGTGGAACAGGGCCGGACCTCGAAGGTGAACGCGGGGATGCTCGCCGCCCGGTACCAAGACGGCCCGATGGGCACCTCGAGCGCCCGGCCCCCAGTCGAGCCGATCGCCTACTCGGTGCTCGCGGGCCGGGCCCGCGGGGCGATGTTCGAGCCGGTCCGGACCACGCCGATTCACCCGGCCCATGTGGCCGCCGGCGCCGTCTTTGAGAATGTCGGGCAGTGGAAACGGCCCCGGTACTACCCGCGGGCCGGGGAATCCATGGCCGACGCGGTCCAACGCGAATGCCGCGCGGCGCGCCAGGCCGTGGCGATGATGGACGCCTCGACGTTAGGCAAGATCGACGTCCAGGGTCCCGACGCGGCCGAGTTCCTGGAACGTCTGTACTTCAACAAGATCGCCAATCTGAAGCCCGGCCGGGCCCGGTACAGCGCCATGTGCCGGCTCGACGGCATCCTGTTCGACGACGGCGTCATCATGCACCTCGCCGAGGACCGCTTTTTCGTCACGACCTCGACCAGTCATGCCGGCCCGGTCATGGAATGGATGGAGGAGTGGCTCCAGACCGAGTGGCCCGACCTCCGGGTCTGGCTCACCTCCATTACCGAGCAATGGGCCACTATCGCAGTGGTCGGACCGTTGGCCCGGACCGTCCTCGCGGCGGCCGGCACCGATCTCGACCTGTCGGCGGCGGCGTTTCCCTTCATGACCGTCCGGTCCGGCACCGTGGCCGGCCTGGCGGCCCAGGTGGCCCGGGTGAGTTTCTCGGGCGAGTTGGCCTTTGAAGTGAGCGTTCCCGGGTACCGGGGCGAAGCGCTCTGGAACACCCTGATGGCCGCCGGCATGCCCCATGGCATCACGCCCTATGGCCTCGAAGCGCTGAGCGTGCTCCGGGCCGAGAAGGGGTTTCTCATCGTGGGCCAGGATACCGACGCCAGTACCACGCCCGTCGACGCCGGCCTCAGCTGGATGATGACCAAAGAGCGAGACTTCATCGGCAAACGCTCCCTTCGCCGGAAGGCCATGATGGCCCCCGGCCGGCCCCGGCTGGTCGGGTTCCTCCCCGCCGATCCGGCCGCGGTGGTGCTCGAAGGGGCCCAATTGGTCGAAGACCCCGCGGAAGCCCCGCCGATGACCATGATCGGCCATGTGACCTCGAGTTTCTGGAGCGAAACGTTAGGCCGGAGCTTCGGCTTGGCCATGGTCAAGGGCGGAGCCGAACGGTTGGGCCAAACCCTGCACGCCTGTACCGGCTCGGACTCGATGGCGGTCACCCTCGTTGATCCGGTGTTCTACGACCGCGAAGGAGCCCGCCGTGATGGCTAA
- a CDS encoding sarcosine oxidase subunit delta: MLQIHCPWCGPREENEFHYGGEAHLEYPGSDVDDAAWAKFLFYRNNPAGAFAERWTHVAGCRRWFHVVRDTMTSEIRGSYLTTEKPGDAR; this comes from the coding sequence ATGCTGCAAATCCATTGCCCGTGGTGCGGGCCCCGTGAGGAAAACGAATTCCACTACGGTGGCGAAGCCCACCTCGAGTATCCTGGCTCGGACGTCGATGACGCCGCCTGGGCCAAGTTTCTGTTCTATCGCAATAACCCCGCGGGAGCGTTCGCCGAACGCTGGACCCACGTGGCCGGATGCCGCCGGTGGTTTCATGTGGTCCGGGACACGATGACGAGCGAGATCCGCGGCTCGTACCTCACGACCGAGAAGCCGGGGGACGCCCGATGA